The following are encoded in a window of Ranitomeya variabilis isolate aRanVar5 chromosome 6, aRanVar5.hap1, whole genome shotgun sequence genomic DNA:
- the SLC25A32 gene encoding solute carrier family 25 member 32, translating into MAAPSGPAAEPVRPVTVVRDVFRHVQYENLAAGLSGGVISTLVLHPLDLVKIRFAVSDGLELRPKYNGILHCMSTVWKQEGLRGLYQGVTPNMWGAGASWGLYFFFYNAIKAYKKEGRAESLTATEHLLSAAGAGALTLCFTNPIWVTKTRLVLQYDAGVDPSKRQYKGMFHALAKIYRQEGIPGLYKGFVPGLLGTSHGALQFMAYEQLKMDYNKHLNRPCDTKLNTLEYITMAALSKIFAVTATYPYQVVRARLQDQHNQYSGVMDVISRTWRKEGLHGFYKGIVPNVIRVTPACCITFVVYENVSHFLLGLRKPKE; encoded by the exons ATGGCCGCCCCGTCCGGACCGGCTGCTGAGCCCGTGCGCCCGGTGACGGTGGTGAGGGACGTGTTCAGACACGTGCAGTACGAGAACCTGGCGGCCGGCCTGAGCGGGGGCGTCATCTCCACCCTGGTGCTGCACCCGCTGGACCTGGTCAAGATCCGCTTCGCAG TGAGTGACGGCTTGGAGCTCCGACCGAAGTATAATGGCATCCTGCACTGTATGTCCACTGTGTGGAAACAAGAAGGACTGCGTGGTCTCTATCAGGGGGTTACCCCAAATATGTGGGGCGCAGGAGCCTCCTGGGGGCTTTATTTCTTCTT TTATAACGCCATCAAGGCCTACAAGAAGGAAGGAAGAGCGGAGAGCCTGACTGCCACAGAGCACCTCCTGTCCGCCGCCGGAGCCG GCGCTTTAACCCTTTGTTTTACTAACCCAATCTGGGTTACAAAGACTCGCCTCGTCCTTCAGTACGATGCTGGCGTTGATCCTTCAAAACGACAATATAAAGGCATGTTCCACGCTCTGGCGAAAATCTATAGGCAAGAAGGCATTCCCGGACTTTACAAG GGGTTTGTACCGGGCCTGCTCGGAACGTCGCACGGCGCCCTCCAGTTTATGGCTTACGAGCAGCTGAAGATGGATTATAATAAGCATCTAAATCGGCCCTGTGACACAAAACTG AACACCTTGGAGTACATCACAATGGCTGCCTTGTCGAAGATATTCGCTGTGACCGCTACTTATCCCTATCAAGTGGTGCGCGCTCGTCTACAGGATCAGCATAACCAATACTCGGGGGTGATGGATGTCATCAGCAGGACGTGGAG GAAAGAAGGATTGCACGGCTTCTACAAGGGAATCGTCCCCAACGTAATCCGAGTGACTCCCGCCTGCTGCATCACCTTCGTGGTTTACGAGAACGTCTCTCACTTCCTGCTCGGACTACGGAAACCCAAGGAGTAA